A genomic region of Maledivibacter sp. contains the following coding sequences:
- a CDS encoding helix-turn-helix transcriptional regulator, which translates to MSKIKAKTYQCPLSLSIDLIGGKWKSIILWQLREKVLRFSQLKRRLPGITQKMLTQQLRELESDGLIARVVYPQVPPKVEYSLTEYGQTVLPVLRLMFKWGLKYSDNFDVEVDLSIYENKKDSIEP; encoded by the coding sequence TTGTCCAAAATAAAAGCCAAAACTTATCAGTGTCCCCTATCACTATCTATAGACCTAATTGGAGGCAAGTGGAAAAGTATAATTCTATGGCAGCTAAGGGAGAAGGTTCTGAGGTTTAGTCAGTTAAAGCGAAGGCTCCCTGGAATAACACAAAAAATGTTAACCCAACAATTAAGGGAATTAGAGAGTGATGGACTAATCGCTAGGGTGGTATACCCACAGGTTCCTCCAAAGGTTGAATATTCTTTAACAGAATATGGACAAACTGTTTTACCGGTTCTACGCTTAATGTTTAAATGGGGATTAAAATATTCGGATAACTTTGATGTCGAAGTGGATTTGAGTATCTATGAGAATAAAAAGGACTCCATCGAACCATAA
- a CDS encoding ATP-dependent helicase, with product MSLDFFDFLKRKFNIDFNKKQKTAVLQKNGPVLVLATPGSGKTTVLNAHIAYLVFKYKIRPENILALTFSKAAATDMNDRFYNTYGDLIPEGIGFSTIHSFSYKIIRHYYYINKIKYELIEGGKTHYNKRIILQKIYRDINNSNINDDKLDELSNSISFVKNFMIDVEDFNSHRFQCKNFDKVFKAYESYKRNNEANMVLLDFDDMLIEANSILESNDYILKKYQNQYKYVMMDEGQDTSLIQNRIVEKIAFPTNNLFIVCDDDQSIYGFRGADPQYLLDFEKRYPKASIVFMEQNYRSSLNIVDVSNKFINNNSMRYPKNMVTENGNNGPIKIVKLGTEKDQLDYLIRSMKQDTGITDIAVLYRNNISGIGLAQRLYEENIEFYMKDYLRNFFSHWVLNDILNFVRFSYDDTSIPLLQSIYTKFNSYISKRELEYLKSQDQGKSVFDNLVTFPYMKEFKKKNLMGFKRDFITLKVKKPLEAIKFIRHNLKYEERLEGYAELTGYSMDNLKYILNTLEEISEGTHTMQEFVDKLNTLKRVMYESRHNKKNNAVTLSTLHSSKGLEFTKVYMIDLVEGQIPTKDSIKMDSMGDTSAMEEERRLWYVGMTRAKEKLELLTVEYKNNEETQPSRFIKEIEQFMSKNIKKDSSMPLHKDSLVRHRKFGLGIIKGIKDSLITIDFDEKGLKHLSIDMCIKRNLLELIKL from the coding sequence ATGAGCTTAGATTTTTTTGATTTTCTTAAAAGAAAATTCAACATAGATTTCAATAAAAAGCAAAAAACTGCTGTTTTACAGAAGAACGGTCCAGTTTTAGTTTTGGCTACTCCGGGGAGTGGAAAAACTACGGTTCTAAATGCCCATATAGCTTATTTGGTTTTCAAATATAAGATTAGACCAGAAAATATACTTGCCCTTACCTTTAGCAAGGCAGCGGCAACGGATATGAATGATAGATTTTATAATACCTATGGAGATTTAATACCAGAAGGTATTGGATTTTCTACTATCCACAGCTTTTCCTATAAAATTATTAGACACTATTATTATATAAACAAAATAAAGTATGAGCTTATTGAAGGTGGTAAAACACACTATAATAAAAGGATCATACTACAAAAAATATACAGGGATATAAATAATAGCAATATTAATGATGATAAATTGGACGAGCTTTCTAATTCCATAAGCTTTGTTAAAAATTTTATGATAGATGTTGAAGACTTTAATTCCCATAGGTTTCAGTGCAAAAACTTTGATAAAGTCTTTAAGGCCTATGAGAGCTATAAAAGAAATAATGAAGCAAATATGGTTTTGCTGGATTTTGACGATATGTTGATTGAAGCCAATAGTATACTTGAAAGCAATGACTATATTCTTAAAAAATATCAAAACCAGTACAAATATGTGATGATGGATGAAGGACAGGATACATCTCTTATTCAGAATAGAATAGTGGAGAAAATAGCCTTTCCCACCAATAACCTATTTATAGTTTGTGATGACGATCAGTCTATTTATGGCTTTAGAGGTGCTGACCCCCAGTATTTACTTGATTTTGAAAAAAGATATCCTAAGGCTAGTATAGTTTTTATGGAGCAAAACTATCGTTCAAGTCTCAACATTGTTGATGTTAGTAACAAATTTATAAATAATAATTCAATGAGATATCCTAAAAATATGGTTACGGAAAATGGGAATAATGGACCTATTAAAATAGTAAAGCTAGGAACTGAAAAGGATCAACTGGATTATCTAATAAGATCTATGAAACAAGATACTGGTATCACTGATATAGCAGTTCTATATAGAAATAATATATCCGGTATAGGATTAGCCCAGAGATTATATGAAGAGAATATTGAATTTTACATGAAGGATTATCTTAGGAATTTCTTTAGTCATTGGGTTTTAAATGATATTTTAAATTTTGTTAGATTCTCTTATGATGATACAAGTATTCCTTTATTACAATCAATATATACAAAATTCAATTCATATATTTCTAAAAGGGAATTGGAATATCTTAAAAGTCAAGATCAAGGCAAGTCGGTATTTGACAATCTAGTCACATTCCCTTATATGAAGGAATTTAAAAAGAAAAATCTAATGGGTTTCAAGAGGGATTTTATAACGCTTAAAGTAAAAAAGCCCTTAGAAGCTATAAAATTTATCAGACACAATTTAAAATATGAAGAAAGACTTGAGGGATATGCAGAGCTTACTGGTTATTCCATGGACAATTTGAAATATATACTAAATACCCTTGAAGAAATATCCGAAGGAACCCATACTATGCAAGAATTTGTGGACAAGCTAAATACCTTGAAAAGAGTAATGTATGAATCCAGGCATAACAAAAAAAATAATGCTGTAACTTTGTCTACACTTCATTCATCTAAGGGCTTAGAGTTTACCAAGGTATATATGATAGATTTAGTGGAAGGTCAAATACCTACTAAGGACAGTATTAAAATGGACTCTATGGGCGATACATCGGCTATGGAAGAGGAAAGAAGATTATGGTATGTAGGTATGACTCGAGCAAAGGAGAAGCTTGAACTATTGACTGTAGAATATAAAAATAATGAAGAAACTCAGCCTTCAAGGTTTATTAAGGAAATAGAGCAATTTATGTCTAAAAATATAAAAAAGGACTCCTCAATGCCCCTACATAAAGATTCCTTAGTAAGACATAGAAAGTTTGGTTTGGGGATAATAAAGGGCATAAAGGATTCATTAATCACAATAGATTTTGATGAAAAGGGATTAAAGCACCTATCCATTGATATGTGTATAAAAAGAAATTTACTAGAATTAATAAAACTATAG
- a CDS encoding radical SAM protein, whose product MRYEGAVYRPPSEARSLIIQVTIGCSHNKCTFCDMYKEKKFRVRKIEEIMEDLREAREYYRSVKRIFLADGNALVLRNKDLKKILLAIKELFPECERVGIYSAPKDILNKTEEELKELNELGIKIAYLGIESGSDEILKDTKKGVTSQQMIDAGKKMVASGIELSVMIISGLGGREKWKQHALESARVLNEINPQYAALLTLLINPGTEIHEKIENGDMELLDPKEVMLETKELITNLNLKNCVFRSNHASNYVALGGVFPQDKEYLLKQLEEALDENYDYKDELFRRF is encoded by the coding sequence ATGAGATATGAAGGAGCTGTATATAGACCCCCAAGTGAAGCTAGGAGTCTTATAATACAGGTAACAATAGGATGTTCACATAATAAGTGTACTTTCTGCGATATGTATAAGGAAAAAAAGTTTAGAGTAAGAAAAATAGAAGAAATAATGGAAGATTTAAGGGAAGCAAGGGAGTATTATAGAAGTGTAAAAAGAATTTTCTTAGCAGATGGAAATGCCTTAGTATTAAGAAATAAAGACTTGAAAAAGATATTGCTAGCTATAAAAGAATTATTTCCCGAGTGTGAAAGAGTAGGCATATATTCTGCACCAAAGGATATATTGAATAAGACCGAGGAAGAACTTAAGGAATTAAATGAATTAGGTATAAAAATTGCTTACTTAGGGATTGAATCCGGTAGTGATGAGATATTAAAGGATACCAAAAAAGGTGTAACTTCCCAACAAATGATCGATGCGGGAAAAAAGATGGTAGCTTCTGGGATAGAGTTGTCAGTAATGATTATTTCAGGACTAGGGGGAAGGGAAAAGTGGAAACAGCATGCTCTTGAGTCAGCCAGAGTATTGAACGAGATAAATCCCCAGTATGCGGCACTTCTTACTTTGCTGATAAATCCTGGAACAGAAATACATGAAAAAATAGAAAATGGCGATATGGAATTATTAGATCCTAAAGAGGTTATGTTAGAAACGAAGGAATTAATTACAAATCTTAATCTAAAGAACTGTGTTTTTAGAAGCAATCATGCTTCAAATTATGTAGCCCTAGGTGGTGTATTTCCACAGGATAAGGAGTACCTATTAAAGCAATTAGAAGAAGCGTTGGATGAGAATTATGATTATAAAGATGAACTATTTAGAAGGTTTTAG